Proteins encoded together in one Zonotrichia leucophrys gambelii isolate GWCS_2022_RI chromosome 1, RI_Zleu_2.0, whole genome shotgun sequence window:
- the TBC1D23 gene encoding TBC1 domain family member 23 isoform X3, producing MAEGEETPPPGSWIKDLADALDEGGCDLETVRNIIQGRQLPADLRAKVWKIALNVVGKGDSLASWDGSLDLPEQSIIHKDCQELIDQLSVPEEEKSVLTLDIESVITFYCKSRNVKYSSCLGWIHLLKPLVHLHLPRSDLYNCFYAIMNKFIPRDCFMKGRPFHLFRLLLQYHEPELCSFLDTKKMTPDSYALNWLGSLFSYYCSAEVTQAIWDGYLQQADPFFIYFLMLIILVNAKDVILAQESDKEEMIKFLETSPANLDLEDIEDLFSLAQYYCSKTPASFRKDNHSLFGSSLLGLKDDDTDLSQALCLAVSVSEILQANQQQGEGVRFFVVDCRPAEQYNAGHLSTAFHLDSDLMLQNPSEFAQSVKSLLEAQKQSIESGSIAGGEHLCFMGSGREEEDMYMNMVLAHFLQKNKEYVSIAKGGFMALQQHLADINVEGPENGYGHWIASTSGSRNSISSVDGDTPNGSGDGKGVKSLVNKMTVALKTKSVNVKEKVISFIENTSTPVDRHVSSSDRVGKPYRGVKPVFSIGDEEEYDTDEIDSSSMSDDDRKEVVNIQTWINKPDVKYNFPCNEVKENGHMFPSHLLVTATHMYCLREIPSRKGLAYIQSRQALNSVVKITSKKKHPELITFKYGNSNTSGIEILAVERYLIPNAGDATKAIKQQIMKVLDALES from the exons GATAAAAGATCTTGCAGACGCTCTAGACGAAGGAGGCTGTGATCTTGAAACTGTGAGAAACATCATTCAAGGAAGGCAGTTGCCTGCTGATCTAAGGGCCAAAGTCTGGAAG attgcACTTAATGTTGTAGGAAAGGGGGACAGCCTAGCATCCTGGGATGGCTCCTTAGACCTACCTGAGCAGAGTATAATTCATAAGGATTGCCAAGAGCTAATCG ACCAGTTATCAGTGCCAGAAGAAGAGAAGTCAGTATTAACTTTGGATATTGAGTCTGTTATTACTTTTTATTGTAAATCACGCAATGTTAAATACAGTTCCTGCCTTGGCTGGATACATCTGCTCAAACCTCTGGTGCACCTTCACTTGCCCCGCAGTGATTTGTACAACTGCTTCTATGCTATCATGAATAAATTCATTCCAAG GGATTGTTTTATGAAGGGAAGACCCTTTCATCTATTCAGACTGTTGCTTCAGTACCATGAGCCTGAACTCTGCTCCTTTCTTGATACCAAGAAGATGACTCCGGATTCATATGCACTCAACTGG CTTGGAAGCCTCTTCTCATACTACTGTTCAGCTGAAGTCACTCAGGCAATATGGGATGGATATCTACAACAAGCAGATCcattctttatttatttcttaatgtTGATCATCCTTGTCAATGCAAA AGACGTTATCTTAGCACAAGAATCAGATAAAGAAGAAATGATAA AATTCTTAGAAACATCACCAGCCAATCTTGATTTAGAGGATATAGAAGATCTCTTCTCTTTGGCACAATATTACTGTAGCAAAACTCCAGCTTCTTTCAGGAAG GACAACCACAGCCTTTTTGGCAGCAGCTTGCTGGGCCTCAAAGATGATGATACAGACTTGAGCCAGGCTCTCTGTCTAGCAGTTTCTGTGTCCGAGATTCTGCAAGCAAATCAGCAGCAAGGA gaaGGAGTGAGATTCTTTGTGGTGGATTGTCGTCCTGCAGAGCAATACAATGCTGGGCATTTATCAACAGCATTTCATTTAGACTCAGATTTG ATGCTTCAAAACCCATCAGAATTTGCACAGTCTGTAAAATCCCTGTTAGAAGCACAAAAACAATCTATTGAGTCTGGCTCCATAGCTGGTGGGGAGCATCTCTGCTTCATGGGAAGTGGCAGGGAAGAGGAAGACATGTACATGAACATGGTGTTAGCACATTTCTTACAG AAAAATAAGGAGTACGTAAGCATTGCCAAAGGAGGCTTTATGG CCCTCCAACAGCACTTAGCAGATATCAATGTGGAAGGACCAGAAAATGGATATGGCCACTGGATTGCTAGTACCTCAGGCTCAAGAAATAGCATAAGCTCTGTTGAT GGTGATACTCCTAACGGTTCAGGTGATGGAAAAGGAGTGAAATCCCTAGTGAATAAAATGACAGTTGCTTTGAAGACTAAATCTGTGAATGTGAAAGAGAAAGTTATCAGTTTTATTGAAAATACATCTACTCCAGTGGACAG ACACgtcagcagcagtgacagagtAGGAAAACCCTACCGTGGTGTGAAGCCAGTATTCAGCATTGGAGATGAAGAAGAATATGATACTG ATGAAATTGACAGCTCCTCAATGTCGGATGATGATCGAAAAGAGGTTGTCAACATCCAAACGTGGATAAATAAACCTGATGTGAAGTACAACTTTCCATGTaatgaagtaaaagaaaatggaCACATGTTTCCCAG tCATCTCCTAGTAACAGCAACCCATATGTACTGTTTGAGGGAGATTCCATCACGGAAGGGACTGGCTTACATACAGTCTCGCCAGGCACTCAACTCTGTAGTCAAAATCACATCCAAGAAGAAACATCCAGAACTGATCACCTTTAAGTATGGAAATAGCAATACTTCAGGCATAGAAATCCTGGCAGTTGAAAG GTATTTGATTCCAAATGCAGGTGATGCTACCAAAGCCATAAAACAACAGATCATGAAAGTATTGGATGCCTTGGAGAGTTAA
- the TBC1D23 gene encoding TBC1 domain family member 23 isoform X4 translates to MAEGEETPPPGSWIKDLADALDEGGCDLETVRNIIQGRQLPADLRAKVWKIALNVVGKGDSLASWDGSLDLPEQSIIHKDCQELIDQLSVPEEEKSVLTLDIESVITFYCKSRNVKYSSCLGWIHLLKPLVHLHLPRSDLYNCFYAIMNKFIPRDCFMKGRPFHLFRLLLQYHEPELCSFLDTKKMTPDSYALNWLGSLFSYYCSAEVTQAIWDGYLQQADPFFIYFLMLIILVNAKDVILAQESDKEEMIKFLETSPANLDLEDIEDLFSLAQYYCSKTPASFRKDNHSLFGSSLLGLKDDDTDLSQALCLAVSVSEILQANQQQGEGVRFFVVDCRPAEQYNAGHLSTAFHLDSDLMLQNPSEFAQSVKSLLEAQKQSIESGSIAGGEHLCFMGSGREEEDMYMNMVLAHFLQKNKEYVSIAKGGFMALQQHLADINVEGPENGYGHWIASTSGSRNSISSVDGDTPNGSGDGKGVKSLVNKMTVALKTKSVNVKEKVISFIENTSTPVDRIPFNISWPDRASLERHVSSSDRVGKPYRGVKPVFSIGDEEEYDTDEIDSSSMSDDDRKEVVNIQTWINKPDVKYNFPCNEVKENGHMFPSHLLVTATHMYCLREIPSRKGLAYIQSRQALNSVVKITSKKKHPELITFKYGNSNTSGIEILAVERYLIPNAGDATKAIKQQIMKVLDALES, encoded by the exons GATAAAAGATCTTGCAGACGCTCTAGACGAAGGAGGCTGTGATCTTGAAACTGTGAGAAACATCATTCAAGGAAGGCAGTTGCCTGCTGATCTAAGGGCCAAAGTCTGGAAG attgcACTTAATGTTGTAGGAAAGGGGGACAGCCTAGCATCCTGGGATGGCTCCTTAGACCTACCTGAGCAGAGTATAATTCATAAGGATTGCCAAGAGCTAATCG ACCAGTTATCAGTGCCAGAAGAAGAGAAGTCAGTATTAACTTTGGATATTGAGTCTGTTATTACTTTTTATTGTAAATCACGCAATGTTAAATACAGTTCCTGCCTTGGCTGGATACATCTGCTCAAACCTCTGGTGCACCTTCACTTGCCCCGCAGTGATTTGTACAACTGCTTCTATGCTATCATGAATAAATTCATTCCAAG GGATTGTTTTATGAAGGGAAGACCCTTTCATCTATTCAGACTGTTGCTTCAGTACCATGAGCCTGAACTCTGCTCCTTTCTTGATACCAAGAAGATGACTCCGGATTCATATGCACTCAACTGG CTTGGAAGCCTCTTCTCATACTACTGTTCAGCTGAAGTCACTCAGGCAATATGGGATGGATATCTACAACAAGCAGATCcattctttatttatttcttaatgtTGATCATCCTTGTCAATGCAAA AGACGTTATCTTAGCACAAGAATCAGATAAAGAAGAAATGATAA AATTCTTAGAAACATCACCAGCCAATCTTGATTTAGAGGATATAGAAGATCTCTTCTCTTTGGCACAATATTACTGTAGCAAAACTCCAGCTTCTTTCAGGAAG GACAACCACAGCCTTTTTGGCAGCAGCTTGCTGGGCCTCAAAGATGATGATACAGACTTGAGCCAGGCTCTCTGTCTAGCAGTTTCTGTGTCCGAGATTCTGCAAGCAAATCAGCAGCAAGGA gaaGGAGTGAGATTCTTTGTGGTGGATTGTCGTCCTGCAGAGCAATACAATGCTGGGCATTTATCAACAGCATTTCATTTAGACTCAGATTTG ATGCTTCAAAACCCATCAGAATTTGCACAGTCTGTAAAATCCCTGTTAGAAGCACAAAAACAATCTATTGAGTCTGGCTCCATAGCTGGTGGGGAGCATCTCTGCTTCATGGGAAGTGGCAGGGAAGAGGAAGACATGTACATGAACATGGTGTTAGCACATTTCTTACAG AAAAATAAGGAGTACGTAAGCATTGCCAAAGGAGGCTTTATGG CCCTCCAACAGCACTTAGCAGATATCAATGTGGAAGGACCAGAAAATGGATATGGCCACTGGATTGCTAGTACCTCAGGCTCAAGAAATAGCATAAGCTCTGTTGAT GGTGATACTCCTAACGGTTCAGGTGATGGAAAAGGAGTGAAATCCCTAGTGAATAAAATGACAGTTGCTTTGAAGACTAAATCTGTGAATGTGAAAGAGAAAGTTATCAGTTTTATTGAAAATACATCTACTCCAGTGGACAG AATACCTTTCAATATTTCCTGGCCAGACAGAGCAAGCCTGGAGCG ACACgtcagcagcagtgacagagtAGGAAAACCCTACCGTGGTGTGAAGCCAGTATTCAGCATTGGAGATGAAGAAGAATATGATACTG ATGAAATTGACAGCTCCTCAATGTCGGATGATGATCGAAAAGAGGTTGTCAACATCCAAACGTGGATAAATAAACCTGATGTGAAGTACAACTTTCCATGTaatgaagtaaaagaaaatggaCACATGTTTCCCAG tCATCTCCTAGTAACAGCAACCCATATGTACTGTTTGAGGGAGATTCCATCACGGAAGGGACTGGCTTACATACAGTCTCGCCAGGCACTCAACTCTGTAGTCAAAATCACATCCAAGAAGAAACATCCAGAACTGATCACCTTTAAGTATGGAAATAGCAATACTTCAGGCATAGAAATCCTGGCAGTTGAAAG GTATTTGATTCCAAATGCAGGTGATGCTACCAAAGCCATAAAACAACAGATCATGAAAGTATTGGATGCCTTGGAGAGTTAA
- the TBC1D23 gene encoding TBC1 domain family member 23 isoform X2, giving the protein METLNQAAGAVREIVKIKDLADALDEGGCDLETVRNIIQGRQLPADLRAKVWKIALNVVGKGDSLASWDGSLDLPEQSIIHKDCQELIDQLSVPEEEKSVLTLDIESVITFYCKSRNVKYSSCLGWIHLLKPLVHLHLPRSDLYNCFYAIMNKFIPRDCFMKGRPFHLFRLLLQYHEPELCSFLDTKKMTPDSYALNWLGSLFSYYCSAEVTQAIWDGYLQQADPFFIYFLMLIILVNAKDVILAQESDKEEMIKFLETSPANLDLEDIEDLFSLAQYYCSKTPASFRKDNHSLFGSSLLGLKDDDTDLSQALCLAVSVSEILQANQQQGEGVRFFVVDCRPAEQYNAGHLSTAFHLDSDLMLQNPSEFAQSVKSLLEAQKQSIESGSIAGGEHLCFMGSGREEEDMYMNMVLAHFLQKNKEYVSIAKGGFMALQQHLADINVEGPENGYGHWIASTSGSRNSISSVDGDTPNGSGDGKGVKSLVNKMTVALKTKSVNVKEKVISFIENTSTPVDRHVSSSDRVGKPYRGVKPVFSIGDEEEYDTDEIDSSSMSDDDRKEVVNIQTWINKPDVKYNFPCNEVKENGHMFPSHLLVTATHMYCLREIPSRKGLAYIQSRQALNSVVKITSKKKHPELITFKYGNSNTSGIEILAVERYLIPNAGDATKAIKQQIMKVLDALES; this is encoded by the exons ATGGAAACATTGaaccaggctgcaggagctgtcagaGAGATTGTAAA GATAAAAGATCTTGCAGACGCTCTAGACGAAGGAGGCTGTGATCTTGAAACTGTGAGAAACATCATTCAAGGAAGGCAGTTGCCTGCTGATCTAAGGGCCAAAGTCTGGAAG attgcACTTAATGTTGTAGGAAAGGGGGACAGCCTAGCATCCTGGGATGGCTCCTTAGACCTACCTGAGCAGAGTATAATTCATAAGGATTGCCAAGAGCTAATCG ACCAGTTATCAGTGCCAGAAGAAGAGAAGTCAGTATTAACTTTGGATATTGAGTCTGTTATTACTTTTTATTGTAAATCACGCAATGTTAAATACAGTTCCTGCCTTGGCTGGATACATCTGCTCAAACCTCTGGTGCACCTTCACTTGCCCCGCAGTGATTTGTACAACTGCTTCTATGCTATCATGAATAAATTCATTCCAAG GGATTGTTTTATGAAGGGAAGACCCTTTCATCTATTCAGACTGTTGCTTCAGTACCATGAGCCTGAACTCTGCTCCTTTCTTGATACCAAGAAGATGACTCCGGATTCATATGCACTCAACTGG CTTGGAAGCCTCTTCTCATACTACTGTTCAGCTGAAGTCACTCAGGCAATATGGGATGGATATCTACAACAAGCAGATCcattctttatttatttcttaatgtTGATCATCCTTGTCAATGCAAA AGACGTTATCTTAGCACAAGAATCAGATAAAGAAGAAATGATAA AATTCTTAGAAACATCACCAGCCAATCTTGATTTAGAGGATATAGAAGATCTCTTCTCTTTGGCACAATATTACTGTAGCAAAACTCCAGCTTCTTTCAGGAAG GACAACCACAGCCTTTTTGGCAGCAGCTTGCTGGGCCTCAAAGATGATGATACAGACTTGAGCCAGGCTCTCTGTCTAGCAGTTTCTGTGTCCGAGATTCTGCAAGCAAATCAGCAGCAAGGA gaaGGAGTGAGATTCTTTGTGGTGGATTGTCGTCCTGCAGAGCAATACAATGCTGGGCATTTATCAACAGCATTTCATTTAGACTCAGATTTG ATGCTTCAAAACCCATCAGAATTTGCACAGTCTGTAAAATCCCTGTTAGAAGCACAAAAACAATCTATTGAGTCTGGCTCCATAGCTGGTGGGGAGCATCTCTGCTTCATGGGAAGTGGCAGGGAAGAGGAAGACATGTACATGAACATGGTGTTAGCACATTTCTTACAG AAAAATAAGGAGTACGTAAGCATTGCCAAAGGAGGCTTTATGG CCCTCCAACAGCACTTAGCAGATATCAATGTGGAAGGACCAGAAAATGGATATGGCCACTGGATTGCTAGTACCTCAGGCTCAAGAAATAGCATAAGCTCTGTTGAT GGTGATACTCCTAACGGTTCAGGTGATGGAAAAGGAGTGAAATCCCTAGTGAATAAAATGACAGTTGCTTTGAAGACTAAATCTGTGAATGTGAAAGAGAAAGTTATCAGTTTTATTGAAAATACATCTACTCCAGTGGACAG ACACgtcagcagcagtgacagagtAGGAAAACCCTACCGTGGTGTGAAGCCAGTATTCAGCATTGGAGATGAAGAAGAATATGATACTG ATGAAATTGACAGCTCCTCAATGTCGGATGATGATCGAAAAGAGGTTGTCAACATCCAAACGTGGATAAATAAACCTGATGTGAAGTACAACTTTCCATGTaatgaagtaaaagaaaatggaCACATGTTTCCCAG tCATCTCCTAGTAACAGCAACCCATATGTACTGTTTGAGGGAGATTCCATCACGGAAGGGACTGGCTTACATACAGTCTCGCCAGGCACTCAACTCTGTAGTCAAAATCACATCCAAGAAGAAACATCCAGAACTGATCACCTTTAAGTATGGAAATAGCAATACTTCAGGCATAGAAATCCTGGCAGTTGAAAG GTATTTGATTCCAAATGCAGGTGATGCTACCAAAGCCATAAAACAACAGATCATGAAAGTATTGGATGCCTTGGAGAGTTAA
- the TBC1D23 gene encoding TBC1 domain family member 23 isoform X1 produces METLNQAAGAVREIVKIKDLADALDEGGCDLETVRNIIQGRQLPADLRAKVWKIALNVVGKGDSLASWDGSLDLPEQSIIHKDCQELIDQLSVPEEEKSVLTLDIESVITFYCKSRNVKYSSCLGWIHLLKPLVHLHLPRSDLYNCFYAIMNKFIPRDCFMKGRPFHLFRLLLQYHEPELCSFLDTKKMTPDSYALNWLGSLFSYYCSAEVTQAIWDGYLQQADPFFIYFLMLIILVNAKDVILAQESDKEEMIKFLETSPANLDLEDIEDLFSLAQYYCSKTPASFRKDNHSLFGSSLLGLKDDDTDLSQALCLAVSVSEILQANQQQGEGVRFFVVDCRPAEQYNAGHLSTAFHLDSDLMLQNPSEFAQSVKSLLEAQKQSIESGSIAGGEHLCFMGSGREEEDMYMNMVLAHFLQKNKEYVSIAKGGFMALQQHLADINVEGPENGYGHWIASTSGSRNSISSVDGDTPNGSGDGKGVKSLVNKMTVALKTKSVNVKEKVISFIENTSTPVDRIPFNISWPDRASLERHVSSSDRVGKPYRGVKPVFSIGDEEEYDTDEIDSSSMSDDDRKEVVNIQTWINKPDVKYNFPCNEVKENGHMFPSHLLVTATHMYCLREIPSRKGLAYIQSRQALNSVVKITSKKKHPELITFKYGNSNTSGIEILAVERYLIPNAGDATKAIKQQIMKVLDALES; encoded by the exons ATGGAAACATTGaaccaggctgcaggagctgtcagaGAGATTGTAAA GATAAAAGATCTTGCAGACGCTCTAGACGAAGGAGGCTGTGATCTTGAAACTGTGAGAAACATCATTCAAGGAAGGCAGTTGCCTGCTGATCTAAGGGCCAAAGTCTGGAAG attgcACTTAATGTTGTAGGAAAGGGGGACAGCCTAGCATCCTGGGATGGCTCCTTAGACCTACCTGAGCAGAGTATAATTCATAAGGATTGCCAAGAGCTAATCG ACCAGTTATCAGTGCCAGAAGAAGAGAAGTCAGTATTAACTTTGGATATTGAGTCTGTTATTACTTTTTATTGTAAATCACGCAATGTTAAATACAGTTCCTGCCTTGGCTGGATACATCTGCTCAAACCTCTGGTGCACCTTCACTTGCCCCGCAGTGATTTGTACAACTGCTTCTATGCTATCATGAATAAATTCATTCCAAG GGATTGTTTTATGAAGGGAAGACCCTTTCATCTATTCAGACTGTTGCTTCAGTACCATGAGCCTGAACTCTGCTCCTTTCTTGATACCAAGAAGATGACTCCGGATTCATATGCACTCAACTGG CTTGGAAGCCTCTTCTCATACTACTGTTCAGCTGAAGTCACTCAGGCAATATGGGATGGATATCTACAACAAGCAGATCcattctttatttatttcttaatgtTGATCATCCTTGTCAATGCAAA AGACGTTATCTTAGCACAAGAATCAGATAAAGAAGAAATGATAA AATTCTTAGAAACATCACCAGCCAATCTTGATTTAGAGGATATAGAAGATCTCTTCTCTTTGGCACAATATTACTGTAGCAAAACTCCAGCTTCTTTCAGGAAG GACAACCACAGCCTTTTTGGCAGCAGCTTGCTGGGCCTCAAAGATGATGATACAGACTTGAGCCAGGCTCTCTGTCTAGCAGTTTCTGTGTCCGAGATTCTGCAAGCAAATCAGCAGCAAGGA gaaGGAGTGAGATTCTTTGTGGTGGATTGTCGTCCTGCAGAGCAATACAATGCTGGGCATTTATCAACAGCATTTCATTTAGACTCAGATTTG ATGCTTCAAAACCCATCAGAATTTGCACAGTCTGTAAAATCCCTGTTAGAAGCACAAAAACAATCTATTGAGTCTGGCTCCATAGCTGGTGGGGAGCATCTCTGCTTCATGGGAAGTGGCAGGGAAGAGGAAGACATGTACATGAACATGGTGTTAGCACATTTCTTACAG AAAAATAAGGAGTACGTAAGCATTGCCAAAGGAGGCTTTATGG CCCTCCAACAGCACTTAGCAGATATCAATGTGGAAGGACCAGAAAATGGATATGGCCACTGGATTGCTAGTACCTCAGGCTCAAGAAATAGCATAAGCTCTGTTGAT GGTGATACTCCTAACGGTTCAGGTGATGGAAAAGGAGTGAAATCCCTAGTGAATAAAATGACAGTTGCTTTGAAGACTAAATCTGTGAATGTGAAAGAGAAAGTTATCAGTTTTATTGAAAATACATCTACTCCAGTGGACAG AATACCTTTCAATATTTCCTGGCCAGACAGAGCAAGCCTGGAGCG ACACgtcagcagcagtgacagagtAGGAAAACCCTACCGTGGTGTGAAGCCAGTATTCAGCATTGGAGATGAAGAAGAATATGATACTG ATGAAATTGACAGCTCCTCAATGTCGGATGATGATCGAAAAGAGGTTGTCAACATCCAAACGTGGATAAATAAACCTGATGTGAAGTACAACTTTCCATGTaatgaagtaaaagaaaatggaCACATGTTTCCCAG tCATCTCCTAGTAACAGCAACCCATATGTACTGTTTGAGGGAGATTCCATCACGGAAGGGACTGGCTTACATACAGTCTCGCCAGGCACTCAACTCTGTAGTCAAAATCACATCCAAGAAGAAACATCCAGAACTGATCACCTTTAAGTATGGAAATAGCAATACTTCAGGCATAGAAATCCTGGCAGTTGAAAG GTATTTGATTCCAAATGCAGGTGATGCTACCAAAGCCATAAAACAACAGATCATGAAAGTATTGGATGCCTTGGAGAGTTAA